TGTAAATAGTGACCCCCCTCCCATGttattttactaaacaaataataaatggctATTTAGCATAATTGTTTATCCTTGTGAATGAGGTCCAGGTGTGATGACctcaatcagccaatcacatgcaagcaaagatcccatttttttttctatgattggatattcttagcaaatgtttacacAATGAACATCTCCCTTCCTCCAAGGTAAACTGACCAATGATGTTACAGTTCCCTGGGGCAGTAAATGCAGAATTTGTAGCAAGCATGGGGCTCCTTCCCTGTGCACAGGCCAGCATGGTCTGTAATAGACCCGGAAGAAGGGGGCGGAAAGCCTAGAAAAGTGTAGGCAGTGCAAGTTAGGCTGCGCTCAGCCATCTCTTGCAGCGCCTACGTCATGTCTATGCATATGAGGGACTGGCTGAGGATCTGCTTGCACCGGTTCAGGCCGGTCCTCTCCTGCTAGAGTCTGTCTGTGATTGACAGCTCAGCACTTGTTTACCACACTGTACAGCCTCTAGTGCTCTTTTCCAGGAGATTGCTGAGCtggcattaagaaaaaaaaactttcctgcagaagagaaaaagaaaagtattttgttttatctaaaatgaagaacaaaaatgattgcacttatatataaaaataaaatagaaggatCGGTGACGTTCCACATTCCTTTGTAGTCAGATAATGAACCTGATCTGTACCGATCACCACCAATCATCGCCTGTGATATCTAATTATATTAATGATCAATGAgagatattttatcatttatacttatttcttatttttatatattctccaCATTTCTCATTAGCCTCCATGTACTTTACACACCCGACATGAGATCAGATCTTTGCCATAAAAAGTAGAATGGGAAGGTCATGTTGTTTACTGCAAATCTACGTCTTCTTAATAACCCAATTCCACGGGTGGGGTCTGACCTGCAAACCCTGGTtttattgtttccaaaaaaacacAAGCTGGATGATTGCATTGTTCTTTCCTCTGGCGCTATAGCTCATCAGCTGAACAATTAAATCTAGATCAGGACGttttataattacaaataattgtgcattgtgaaaaatataaatatataatgcacaCATTGTGTGGTAATTTCTATACCTGATGGAGAAAAATACCCAAATAATATAACAAACCGTCCTGACCAAAATGTGCCGCAATTCTAATTGTTGTGAAACAACTTGTAGCCCTGGTAAAACAAGAATGCGCtgtataaaatgaatgaaatcgTGTAGAGCAGAGAATATTGAaggcatcttcttttttttttttctttttagatgacGATAACTCAGAAGAAGGTCAGACCACTATTACTTCAGGACGCCATGAATATGCATTTAGTTTTGAGCTTCCACAGACGTAAGTATCTGGTATTGTTGGATCATACCACTCCCTATGTATATTGCTAGCAGTTGCAGCAGGAAGTGCTGTCTATCGACATGCTGCACACATTAGGAATAACGCCACAAGATATTAGTTACCTGACAAAGGTCTACTCCTGCCTTTGTCCTATAGCACTTCAGAGGTCCACTCCTGCTTTTTGATCAATTCAATCAATATATTAAAGCCCTGATTTATTGTAATATACACCATTCAGACCCTTATATGTAAAATGCCTGTCTATGGCTTTATTTGACTTAACCCCAGCAATAAGCTGTATTTAACTAGAAAGTTCCCTGATTGAAGCACCGTCACTAATTTTGCCTTCCTCTTTTGTACAGACCACTTGCTACCTCATTTGAAGGGAGACACGGTAGTGTACGGTATTGGGTGAAAGCAGAATTGCACAGAGCCTGGCTGCTACCAGTAAAATTAAAGAAGGAATTCACCGTGTTTGAGCATATAGATATCAACACTCCTTCATTATTGGTAAGACataatgttttttgataaaaggAGATTTTCTGACAGAAATAAACATTAATGAACGTTagatttaatatttcattgtcagatatttacttataaattattatctagaaatatatatattctgactGCACAATTTACATGGGAAAGCTAATTCCAGCAGCCATTTTACCAATATTCCCTAATCTGCATACTGCTTTCATGACTGTAGAAAACACATGGCATCTGCTGTAAGTTTGGCTGGCCAGTTACTAAGTACATGACCAATTGTATGAGCtggatgaataaataaatacattggaatCCTccagcattattaaatcagggaaTCTTGAGTACGTTCTGAATTTTGATTTGTTATCTTTATATTGTGGCGGTAGCTGCTTTCAAAACTTTACCAAGACATGAAATGCAGCTTATAAATTTACTAGTGCCTTCTGAATTTGAGTCAGGCTTTATGGCCATTTAGCTGGCATAGATCACCAAGGTTGCAGTCTTTTAAATATCACAGACTGCATACTACATTGGTTCAGCTAACAAAATGGCTGCTCTGTGGTTTGGAGGCTGCAAGCAGTAGACAGGTCATCTTTAGTCACTTTATCCTCTGCTTTATGCAGTTAGCATTAATTATTAATGtatgcttttcttctttctttttcagtcaCCACAAGCAGGCACAAAAGAGAAGACTCTGTGTTGTTGGTTTTGTACCTCAGGTCCAATATCCTTAAGTGCCAAAATTGAAAGGAAGGGCTATACACCAGGTAATCATCCTTTCCTATTacgtttaatttttaaaattttccttaCAAAGTTAACTTGGCATACAACAGCCTTTTTCATTAAAAGGACATCATTTTATGAGTTGCCagacacattaataaaaaatattaaatgatcctgtggtttcagtgttttattttctctCAGGATGGTTTTGCACATTccttaaaagtttttctttttttttctcctgaaggTGAATCAATTCAAATCTTCGCAGAGATTGAGAATTGTTCTTCCCGAATGGTTGTACCTAAGGCAGCCATCTATCAGACACAGACTTTCTATGCCAAAGGGAAAATGAAGGAAGTGAAACAACTTGTGGCCAATTTACGGGGAGAGTCTTTGTCTTCTGGGAAAACAGAAACGTGGAATGGCAAGCAGCTTAAAATCCCTCCTGTGTCCCCTTCCATCATCGACTGCAGCATAATCCGTGTCGAATATTCCCTCATGGTACGTCTGACAAATACCACTTGGGGCTTCTAAACACCCTATACCCTTATCTTGGCTGCAGTGGCCTACTAGTTACATACAGTAGTCAGTATTAAAGGCAATAACGTAAAGATTATACTGAACAACTCTAACATTGCCTTTTTATAGTCACATTCTCCAAAATATGATTGCTGGGAAAAACATAATTGAACAAAACAAACTGGTTACTGTACTGAAATTATTGGAATATAGGGCTATGAAATGAGAATACCCATAAGGCCATATTTTGGAAGTActgcttaaatattttttaatgaatttggaCTAGGAAATATTAGTGAATAATTGTGAATGTCCTACATGTAAAGCTGAGGGGGCTACCAACTATTACAAAGTCTCAATCAAAGCAATCAATCATGAACATTAgataaaagctattaaaaaaaaaaaaaaaacgtgaagcaagttgactttattttttcttttcatttcaggtATATGTGGATATTCCAGGCGCAATGGACTTATTCCTTAATTTACCGCTAGTTATTGGAACTATTCCCTTGCATCCATTTGGCAGCCGGACATCAAGTGTGAGCAGTCAGTACAGCATGAACAATTGGCTGGGTTTTGTGCTACCTGAGCGACCCGAAGGTAATTTCTCAATTCTGTGTACTTTTTCTCCTGGCAGATGTTGAAATCCAGCAATTTCTTCCACGTGCTACTCACTGCCACGAGCATGTACATGATCACAAGATATTATTGCATAGAGACCCAAATGTAAACACAACTGTTCTTTCCCACATGCTTAGCTCAGCGCTAGGGTTTAAAAGTAACAAACTCATATaattaaattctatttattacaaaataaatttactttttcttggccttttcctaattttttttattcttttttccagCTCCCCCTAGCTATGCTGAAATTGTCACAGAAGAGCAGAGACAAAATCTTTTATCGTCAAATATTTGTGATAATTTCGAGTTGGCACTTCAAGGACCACTTTTTGCGTATATCCAAGAATTTCGTTACTTGCCTCCTCCTCTCTACTCAGAGGTAAGCATATTCTTccttggaagtaaaaaaaacattcactctCCTAGTATTGGATATGCCACCAATTCTTTTGTTCTCAGGCTGTGAATCTGGCTTTTGTTGAGTCCTAGCAGCCCACTGGAATTAAACTGTTTATTAAGAGACGATTAGGAATAAATTAGTGGTTCCATTATGTAATTGTTAATAAAGCTTTTGTTTAAGGGGACTAACTAATGACAGCAGTCTTGCTGACTTCTATATCTCATGACAGGCGGCCCACTAGCTCTGACCCTAAAGAGAATGTCACAACCCAAATTGCACAATACAAGTAGCTTTGTGTTTGTAAGCATAGGAGGATTGCCAGTACAATGCGCAATTCAAAAGTGCACATGCCCTTCATGTGTTTCAGCGGTTACTGTAATTTTAATGACCTATTTTACAGTTTAAGCAGCACCAATAATACATGATGGTCTATTCCCATTTATAAAGTGAAACTTTTTCATAAGATTGGATATGTTTTCCAAAATTCAGATACagtttgtgaacacctgaccTTCACACATGTATATGCGCTTGTAAGACATTCCAAAACCATTAGCATTAATATGGAGCTGTAGTATAATCATAGGGTATTTAATGTCAGCCAGGAAACTCTCATCTCTGCCTGCACAACCTCCACTGTGCAAGATCACTGAACAGGAAGTATATTCTGCATAGCAGTGAACAATTATTGGCTTCctgtttacatttataattatactGAGAAAAATACGTATTTAAACTatatgaatttgtaaaaaaaaacttgtctacATTGAtatatttgcaattaaaaaaaaaaaaaagcctgcaggaAAGCTCTACTTATATTCCTCATTCCACCCTCTTTA
This Pyxicephalus adspersus chromosome 6, UCB_Pads_2.0, whole genome shotgun sequence DNA region includes the following protein-coding sequences:
- the ARRDC3 gene encoding arrestin domain-containing protein 3, producing MVLGKVKSLTISYDCLNGSHVPVYSSGDTVSGKVNLEVTGEIRVKSLKIHARGHAKVRWTESRNAGSNTAYTQNYTEEVEYFNHKDILIGHERDDDNSEEGQTTITSGRHEYAFSFELPQTPLATSFEGRHGSVRYWVKAELHRAWLLPVKLKKEFTVFEHIDINTPSLLSPQAGTKEKTLCCWFCTSGPISLSAKIERKGYTPGESIQIFAEIENCSSRMVVPKAAIYQTQTFYAKGKMKEVKQLVANLRGESLSSGKTETWNGKQLKIPPVSPSIIDCSIIRVEYSLMVYVDIPGAMDLFLNLPLVIGTIPLHPFGSRTSSVSSQYSMNNWLGFVLPERPEAPPSYAEIVTEEQRQNLLSSNICDNFELALQGPLFAYIQEFRYLPPPLYSEVDPNPDQPIEDHPSCPSR